One window of Vanessa cardui chromosome 5, ilVanCard2.1, whole genome shotgun sequence genomic DNA carries:
- the LOC124529999 gene encoding uncharacterized protein LOC124529999 has protein sequence MSQNCKSTYTAATTRDANNNTLYHGGTTQGYGGRGYPPPSVTSNGNYKQVTAKVLFGSVTAINDLKQQKAGDRRKH, from the exons ATGTCTCAAAATTGCAAATCGACGTACACAGCAGCGACGACGAGGGACGCGAATAACAACACCCTGTATCATGGAGGCACGACGCAAGGCTACGGCGGACGAGGGTACCCGCCGCCCAGCGTCACCAGTAATGGAAACTATAAG CAAGTGACGGCGAAAGTGCTGTTCGGCAGCGTGACGGCGATCAATGACCTCAAGCAGCAAAAGGCTGGGGACCGGCGGAAGCACTAG